A single region of the Massilia sp. erpn genome encodes:
- a CDS encoding EAL domain-containing protein, translated as MIRARNWPVWRSTLAANAAVAALYLLTGWLGLQLALSPGYATPLFLPAGIALAALVSGGTRLLPGIAAASLLMNLLIPLGPEPGSARWLAALAAASASTLQAFVALHAFRRWVAPEIALGRDVLRFLLLTPLLAITSSTLSLTMIGLLGVIPAADLAGNWLAWWIGDSVGMLLAAPLLWIVIGRPRQLWWRRRWLVGLPLLLLTAVFVAIYVQVERWESGQQMQTFRLKSQQAGDLLQAKLSEHERFVYAMARAVNGHGRNMTARDFSNLARGYLEQRPELLSMSWLRPVTQAQRADFEAWGRAEVRPDFHIRQRGPDLQLQAAGPRARYVVATFIEPNGNRLYHGADFLSEPQRAAAVNAALSSGRPSASAPLELLRREIGRGIVLLQAVYPDEGEPAIGLLLVSLQVDSYLKRALQQVDFPHFLTRLEDVSAAQPIALLDDLQRPARLGDFQQRLHFGGRVYLLTLAPTAAYAAAQRGWQSWMVLTAGLFLTALLGALLLLISGERAQIQAQVRDSTARLQEREARLQAILDKAADAILTLASDGRLVSANAAAGRLFGYPAELMQGLELERLLPLDEGHSAATLLRAIAGGASHEHQASGWRSDGSSFPLAISVSEVELPDETLFVAILHDLTEQHRAQERIYRLAHHDPLTGLDNRLSLNLRLDQLLAQTRRAGGAAAVMFLDLDHFKKINDTHGHQVGDLLLVAVANRLRELMREIDTIARLGGDEFIVVTSGTVTPEAAGAIAVRIVDALSQPYSLQGLTVHSGASVGVAMFPSDGDDGGTLLRHADTAMYAAKTQGRGNFQFFSPAMNRATHERLLLENRLWQGLEQREFELYLQAQIDLDSRHVIGAEALLRWHHPELGMVAPDRFIPIAEESGLILALGDWVLQEAVGLLQRWRSAGLGHLRLAVNLSARQCHGGGLLPLLDRLLADSGIDPALLELEITESAAMQDPERSRELLRELRARGIKVAIDDFGTGYSSLSYLKLFEIDRIKIDRGFVKDIESDPNDAVIVAATIALAHSLGLEVIAEGVETEAQSDFLRNKRCDEAQGYLFARPLPVPAFEEFAHPSLASTAP; from the coding sequence ATGATTCGAGCCCGCAACTGGCCTGTCTGGCGCAGCACCCTGGCCGCCAACGCCGCCGTCGCGGCCCTCTACCTGTTGACCGGCTGGCTGGGTCTGCAACTGGCGCTGTCGCCCGGTTATGCCACCCCGCTGTTCCTGCCGGCCGGCATCGCCCTGGCCGCCCTGGTCAGTGGCGGCACCCGCCTGCTGCCCGGCATCGCCGCCGCCTCGCTGCTGATGAATCTGCTGATCCCGCTCGGTCCCGAGCCGGGCAGCGCGCGCTGGCTGGCCGCCCTGGCCGCCGCCAGCGCCTCCACCCTGCAAGCCTTTGTTGCGCTGCACGCCTTCCGCCGCTGGGTGGCGCCCGAGATCGCGCTGGGCCGCGACGTGCTGCGCTTCCTCTTGCTCACGCCCCTGCTCGCCATCACCAGCAGCACCCTGTCGCTGACCATGATCGGCCTGCTCGGCGTGATTCCCGCCGCCGACCTGGCCGGCAACTGGCTGGCCTGGTGGATCGGCGACAGCGTCGGCATGCTGCTGGCCGCGCCGCTGCTGTGGATCGTCATCGGCCGCCCGCGCCAGCTGTGGTGGCGCCGGCGCTGGCTGGTCGGCCTGCCGCTGCTGCTGCTGACCGCCGTCTTCGTCGCCATCTATGTGCAGGTCGAGCGCTGGGAATCGGGCCAGCAGATGCAAACCTTCCGCCTCAAGTCGCAACAGGCGGGCGACCTGCTGCAAGCCAAGCTCAGCGAGCACGAGCGCTTCGTCTACGCTATGGCGCGCGCGGTCAACGGCCACGGTCGCAATATGACGGCGCGCGACTTCAGCAATCTGGCGCGCGGCTACCTGGAGCAGCGCCCCGAACTCCTGTCGATGAGCTGGCTGCGTCCCGTCACCCAGGCCCAGCGCGCCGACTTCGAAGCCTGGGGCCGGGCCGAAGTGCGGCCCGACTTCCACATCCGCCAGCGCGGCCCCGACCTGCAGCTGCAGGCGGCCGGCCCGAGGGCGCGCTATGTGGTGGCCACCTTCATCGAACCGAACGGCAATCGCCTCTACCACGGCGCCGACTTCCTCTCCGAGCCGCAGCGCGCAGCCGCCGTGAACGCCGCCCTGAGCAGTGGGCGGCCCAGCGCCAGCGCCCCGCTCGAACTGCTGCGGCGCGAGATCGGGCGCGGCATCGTGCTGCTGCAGGCCGTCTATCCCGACGAGGGCGAGCCGGCCATCGGCCTGCTGCTGGTCTCGCTGCAAGTCGATTCCTACCTCAAGCGCGCCCTGCAGCAAGTCGACTTCCCCCACTTCCTGACCCGGCTGGAAGACGTCAGCGCGGCCCAGCCCATTGCCCTGCTGGACGATTTGCAGCGCCCGGCCCGGCTGGGCGACTTCCAGCAGCGCCTGCACTTCGGCGGCCGCGTCTACCTGCTGACGCTGGCGCCCACGGCCGCCTACGCCGCCGCCCAGCGCGGCTGGCAAAGCTGGATGGTGCTGACCGCCGGCCTGTTCCTGACCGCCCTGCTGGGCGCCCTGCTGCTCTTGATCAGCGGCGAACGTGCCCAGATCCAGGCCCAGGTGCGCGACAGCACGGCCCGCCTGCAAGAGCGCGAAGCGCGCCTGCAAGCCATCCTCGACAAGGCGGCCGACGCCATCCTCACCCTGGCCAGCGATGGCCGCCTGGTGTCGGCCAATGCGGCGGCCGGCCGCCTGTTCGGCTACCCGGCCGAGCTGATGCAGGGTCTGGAACTGGAGCGCCTGCTGCCGCTCGACGAGGGCCACAGCGCCGCCACCCTGCTGCGCGCCATTGCCGGCGGCGCCAGCCACGAACACCAGGCCAGCGGCTGGCGCAGCGACGGCAGCAGCTTCCCGCTCGCCATCTCGGTCAGCGAAGTCGAGCTGCCCGACGAAACCCTGTTCGTCGCCATCCTGCATGACCTGACCGAACAGCACCGCGCCCAGGAACGCATCTACCGCCTGGCCCACCACGACCCGCTGACCGGCCTCGACAACCGCCTCTCGCTGAACCTGCGCCTGGACCAGTTGCTGGCCCAGACTCGGCGCGCCGGCGGCGCCGCGGCCGTGATGTTCCTCGACCTCGACCACTTCAAGAAAATCAACGATACCCACGGCCACCAGGTGGGTGACCTGCTCTTGGTGGCCGTGGCCAACCGGCTGCGCGAACTGATGCGCGAAATCGACACCATCGCCCGCCTCGGCGGCGACGAATTCATCGTCGTCACCAGCGGCACCGTGACGCCCGAGGCGGCCGGCGCGATCGCGGTGCGCATCGTCGACGCGCTGAGCCAGCCTTACAGCCTGCAAGGCTTGACCGTGCACAGCGGCGCCAGCGTCGGCGTCGCCATGTTCCCCAGCGACGGCGACGATGGCGGCACCCTGCTGCGCCACGCCGACACCGCCATGTACGCCGCCAAGACCCAGGGCCGTGGCAATTTCCAGTTCTTCTCGCCGGCCATGAACCGCGCCACCCACGAGCGCCTGCTGCTGGAAAACCGCCTGTGGCAGGGGCTCGAGCAGCGCGAATTCGAACTGTATCTGCAAGCCCAGATCGACCTCGACAGCCGCCACGTGATCGGCGCCGAAGCCCTGCTGCGCTGGCACCATCCCGAGCTCGGCATGGTGGCGCCCGACCGCTTCATCCCGATCGCCGAGGAATCCGGCTTGATCCTGGCGCTGGGCGACTGGGTGCTGCAGGAAGCGGTGGGCCTGCTGCAGCGCTGGCGCAGCGCCGGCCTGGGCCACCTGCGCCTGGCCGTCAACCTCTCGGCACGCCAATGCCACGGCGGCGGCCTCCTGCCCCTGCTCGACCGCCTGCTGGCCGACAGCGGCATCGATCCGGCCCTGCTCGAACTGGAAATCACCGAATCGGCCGCCATGCAGGATCCCGAGCGCAGCCGCGAACTGCTGCGCGAACTGCGCGCGCGCGGCATCAAGGTGGCGATCGACGACTTCGGCACCGGCTACTCCTCGCTCAGCTACCTGAAGCTGTTCGAAATCGACCGCATCAAGATCGACCGCGGCTTCGTCAAGGACATCGAAAGCGACCCCAACGACGCCGTGATCGTGGCCGCCACCATCGCCCTGGCCCACTCCCTGGGGCTGGAAGTCATTGCCGAAGGCGTCGAAACCGAAGCCCAGTCCGACTTCCTGCGCAACAAGCGCTGCGACGAAGCCCAAGGCTACCTGTTTGCCCGTCCCCTGCCCGTCCCCGCCTTCGAAGAATTCGCCCACCCCAGCCTCGCCAGCACCGCCCCTTGA